The Lycium barbarum isolate Lr01 chromosome 9, ASM1917538v2, whole genome shotgun sequence genome has a segment encoding these proteins:
- the LOC132612126 gene encoding uncharacterized protein LOC132612126, whose protein sequence is MVDSVPRWIFILYLAIHGRLQTKDRVARWNEIEDLSCPLCAGQSETLEHLFFLCPVSGEIWRRVLRWQGITRIPTTWCDEVNWAMNNAKGNSVEAHIYKMTLAAGVYLIWKERNLRHFQHKSNSISTLTATIVQEGVAPGSWGSCPYLG, encoded by the exons ATGGTAGATAGTGTGCCTCGATGGATTTTTATATTATACTTAGCAATCCATGGTAGATTACAAACCAAAGATAGAGTGGCCAGATGGAATGAAATAGAAGATCTATCCTGTCCACTATGTGCTGGCCAATCCGAGACACTAGAGCATTTGTTTTTTCTCTGTCCAGTGTCAGGAGAGATTTGGAGAAGAGTATTACGTTGGCAAGGGATTACGAGGATTCCAACAACGTGGTGTGATGAAGTAAACTGGGCTATGAACAACGCAAAGGGGAATTCAGTTGAGGCACACATTTATAAGATGACTCTGGCAGCTGGTGTGTATTTGATATGGAAAGAGAGAAACCTAAGGCACTTTCAGCATAAAAGCAACAGCATCAGCACTTTGACTGCTACAATTGTGCAAGAG GGAGTAGCACCAGGGTCATGGGGCAGTTGTCCATACCTTGGTTAG